One window from the genome of Candidatus Hydrogenedentota bacterium encodes:
- a CDS encoding DUF3160 domain-containing protein, with amino-acid sequence MATDRGFCARVLRGVAGVLLLGAGLTGRAAAEDVVADLGAVRFVERFEGSDSGRELLKRNGFAVVPRFYHRMSGPYADMDTPHFITTDSVHNTFHVIFETLLKEAEAGWVQTLKQLSPHAAARLFASVNDVHLHRPGKGQAALSVSLSASLLAIP; translated from the coding sequence ATGGCAACAGATCGGGGGTTTTGCGCGCGTGTGCTGCGGGGGGTGGCGGGGGTGCTGCTGCTGGGCGCGGGTCTCACGGGGCGAGCCGCGGCGGAGGATGTCGTGGCCGACCTCGGGGCGGTGCGGTTCGTCGAGCGTTTCGAGGGGTCCGACTCGGGCCGGGAGCTTCTCAAGCGCAACGGCTTCGCGGTGGTGCCCCGGTTCTACCACCGCATGTCGGGCCCCTACGCAGACATGGACACCCCCCATTTCATCACCACCGACTCGGTCCACAACACCTTTCACGTGATCTTCGAGACCCTGCTGAAGGAGGCGGAGGCGGGATGGGTGCAAACCCTGAAGCAGCTGTCTCCACACGCGGCCGCCAGGCTCTTTGCATCAGTCAACGATGTCCATCTGCACCGTCCGGGGAAGGGCCAAGCAGCGTTATCAGTTTCTCTTTCCGCATCTCTTCTGGCAATACCATAA